The sequence below is a genomic window from Triticum dicoccoides isolate Atlit2015 ecotype Zavitan unplaced genomic scaffold, WEW_v2.0 scaffold12862, whole genome shotgun sequence.
GTTATACTTTCTAATTACTTTTGCAGTGCCATTTAATTGTTAAATTTTCTATTGGGCATGCTTCTCAGATCCAAGGCATGGAGAACTCCAAGGAGTTTGCTGACAAGCTGTTCTGGATATGTCGAGGCAGAGGAACATTGAGCCGGATGAAGGCATTAACAAGGATCGGCTCAGAGAGGTCTAGACGGAGATTACTGACCACATCTTGGACTAAGCTATGTTCAGTTTAAGTAAATCTAACATACTGATAAAAAAATTCCTTTGGGTGTCTCACATTAACAGGTGGAACATGAACATTGATGGGATGCTCACAGAAGATGAGGTCAAGAAGGTGGCTACGCAAATGATCACAGAGAAGACTACTGCTGGTTCGTCTTCCCCGCCCTTTAAATATGTTCACGTCTGCACATCAATCTATCGATATTGTTTGGGATATTTTTCCAGGGCCTTTTGATCGACCATGCCATTCAAAAAGCTCTTTAGTGCAGTTTGCAACAACAAAAATCAGAGGATTGGTCGTTTGTAAGGGTGGATATCTCAGAGGTGGCTGCCACCCGGATTGGAATTTAATTCAATCTATTTCCCTTTCTGAAGTTTCATAC
It includes:
- the LOC119343458 gene encoding uncharacterized protein LOC119343458, which gives rise to MENSKEFADKLFWICRGRGTLSRMKALTRIGSERWNMNIDGMLTEDEVKKVATQMITEKTTAGPFDRPCHSKSSLVQFATTKIRGLVVCKGGYLRGGCHPDWNLIQSISLSEVSY